The following proteins are encoded in a genomic region of Parabacteroides pacaensis:
- a CDS encoding TonB-dependent receptor, with product MKNHFIRVLNEKKMHPDKNFISSHSIQKVVIIMKLTLMFLFMGIWGATATSYSQTARLTLQVKNGTISEVIKEIEKQSEFTFVYNINEIDLNKTVSVSAKDKLITDVLEKIFDNNSFGYRISDRHIALYRKDEQQQAFVTTGVVIDESGDPIIGANVVVKNKTSLGTITDINGNFSILAPEKSVLVISYIGYLTQEIKIKDGLPIRIVLTEDTQALEEVVVIGYGTAKRRDLTGAIASVKAEKMEAEAPRDITDLMRGTAAGLNVGMSTSAKGDLTPQVRGVTTLTAGSSPTLVADGVIYYGSLSDINTNDVASIDVLKDASSAAVYGSQAANGVIVITTKKGKGKADGSATVTFNANFGFVQSANQMPVLDGKGYLKYRQDYQIGNSSSDYLAQYPEIYTNPLELEGTGINPLDWYNYNQKTPVSSVSDEDLTRAWLSRLQLYTPEIDNYLRGIETNWADLVLHKGVQQDYTVSVSNRTDKLDYHWSLGYVDRDGIIVGDNYKNLRTRLNLDSKITNFLTVGVNANFAIRNESSQPVDWKAMSKNSPYASNNLDDPESLYRYYVAGDNMTTNPLYAREYRDQTKKYYSLNANLYAKVKLPFGIEYQMNYTPYLQWYHRFYHQYANSEVETKGGTSERQHDIKSHWTLDNILRWKKEFRRNHQLELTLLANAEKRETWSTVASTYDFNPSDVLGHHNLVSGLNPTNRSSDTYWTGDALMARIFYSFQNKYMLTASVRRDGYSVFGLNNKRATFPSVALGYVFTSEKFMEGVTHWLNYGKLRFSWGQNGNRDIGQYAALSNMTTNPLTYINSDGTVYTSTYIYVNTMANNNLRWERTESYNLGLDFSLFNDVLNGSLEVYSGTTKDLLVGRSLPSITGFANVTANLGKLRNKGIELTLNANIFKQDNFEWSASSTFSMNRRKIVTLYGDMEDILDDNGNIIGQRESDDPTNEWFIGQDPDRIWSYERLGVWQLGEEEEAAVYGCKPGDFKYKDQNGDGVMNTEDKVFQGYKTPRYRWSMRNDFTICKDFTVSFTMYSYLGHYGAFNEAANYNSGSPYKFSSYDLPHWTKDNPTNDYARISSYNAGTNWVKKSFLRLDNISVSYNVPKFFLRKFALQNMRLTLTARNVGVWAPHWTFWDPENGSLSPRSFNLGVNFTL from the coding sequence ATGAAAAATCATTTTATAAGGGTGCTGAATGAGAAAAAAATGCATCCTGACAAGAACTTTATTTCCTCGCACAGCATTCAAAAAGTAGTAATAATTATGAAATTAACCCTTATGTTTCTTTTTATGGGTATATGGGGTGCCACCGCTACTTCTTACTCCCAAACAGCTAGATTAACTCTCCAAGTGAAGAACGGAACTATATCTGAAGTAATTAAGGAAATAGAAAAACAGTCGGAATTCACCTTTGTTTACAATATCAACGAGATCGATTTAAACAAGACTGTCAGCGTTAGCGCAAAGGATAAATTGATTACCGATGTATTAGAAAAAATATTCGATAATAATTCTTTTGGATATAGAATTTCAGATCGTCATATTGCTTTGTATAGAAAGGACGAACAACAACAGGCTTTTGTTACAACTGGTGTTGTAATTGATGAAAGCGGAGATCCGATTATCGGAGCAAACGTGGTTGTCAAAAATAAAACTTCGCTTGGAACTATTACCGATATAAATGGTAATTTTTCGATACTGGCACCGGAAAAATCAGTTCTGGTTATTTCCTATATCGGCTATTTAACACAAGAGATTAAGATAAAAGACGGACTTCCTATCCGGATTGTATTGACGGAAGATACCCAAGCACTGGAAGAAGTCGTGGTAATTGGTTACGGTACAGCCAAAAGGCGTGATTTAACAGGTGCAATAGCAAGTGTAAAAGCTGAGAAAATGGAAGCGGAAGCTCCGCGAGACATTACAGATCTTATGCGCGGAACTGCTGCCGGCTTGAATGTCGGAATGTCTACTTCTGCAAAAGGAGACTTGACACCTCAGGTACGCGGTGTCACTACATTAACGGCAGGATCAAGCCCTACGCTTGTAGCAGACGGAGTTATTTATTACGGTTCCTTATCTGACATAAATACAAATGACGTTGCAAGTATTGACGTTTTGAAAGATGCAAGTTCTGCGGCTGTATATGGTTCGCAAGCCGCCAATGGAGTTATCGTTATTACTACTAAAAAAGGAAAGGGAAAAGCGGATGGTTCGGCAACTGTAACATTTAATGCAAATTTCGGTTTTGTTCAATCGGCCAATCAGATGCCGGTTTTAGATGGAAAAGGATATTTGAAATATAGACAAGACTACCAAATCGGAAATAGTTCGAGTGATTATTTGGCTCAATATCCCGAAATCTATACGAACCCTTTGGAATTAGAAGGGACGGGAATCAACCCTTTGGATTGGTATAATTATAATCAAAAAACACCTGTATCTTCTGTTTCCGATGAAGATCTTACTCGTGCTTGGCTTTCACGGCTACAATTATATACTCCTGAAATAGACAATTACTTGAGGGGAATAGAGACGAACTGGGCCGATCTTGTCCTTCATAAAGGAGTGCAGCAAGACTATACTGTTTCTGTCTCTAATCGGACTGATAAACTGGATTACCATTGGTCGTTAGGCTACGTAGACCGTGATGGTATAATTGTAGGAGATAATTATAAAAATCTTCGTACCCGTTTAAATCTCGATTCTAAAATAACAAACTTCCTGACAGTTGGTGTGAATGCTAATTTTGCTATTCGGAACGAGAGTTCTCAACCTGTAGATTGGAAAGCCATGTCCAAGAATTCACCTTATGCGTCTAATAATCTAGATGATCCTGAAAGTTTATATCGTTATTATGTAGCAGGGGATAATATGACTACCAATCCTTTGTATGCACGGGAATACAGAGATCAAACGAAAAAATATTATTCACTGAATGCTAATTTGTATGCAAAGGTGAAATTACCTTTCGGAATAGAATATCAAATGAATTATACTCCTTATTTACAATGGTATCATAGATTTTATCATCAGTATGCAAATAGCGAAGTTGAGACGAAAGGAGGAACTTCGGAACGTCAGCATGATATTAAATCCCATTGGACTTTGGATAACATCCTGCGTTGGAAAAAAGAATTTAGAAGAAATCATCAGTTGGAACTGACATTATTAGCCAATGCAGAGAAAAGAGAGACTTGGTCAACCGTAGCTTCTACGTATGATTTTAATCCAAGTGATGTTTTAGGACATCATAATCTGGTTTCCGGTCTGAATCCTACCAATCGAAGTAGCGATACTTATTGGACCGGAGATGCTTTAATGGCTCGTATTTTTTATTCTTTTCAAAATAAATATATGTTAACAGCTTCGGTTCGCCGGGATGGTTATTCTGTTTTCGGACTTAATAATAAGCGGGCAACTTTTCCATCTGTTGCACTTGGGTATGTTTTTACTTCCGAAAAATTTATGGAAGGCGTGACGCATTGGCTCAATTATGGTAAACTTCGTTTTTCATGGGGACAAAATGGCAATCGTGATATCGGACAATATGCTGCATTGTCAAACATGACAACGAATCCTCTTACTTATATAAATTCGGATGGAACAGTTTATACGTCTACCTATATTTATGTAAATACAATGGCTAATAATAATTTACGATGGGAAAGAACCGAATCGTATAATTTAGGATTAGATTTTTCTTTATTTAATGATGTTTTAAACGGTTCGTTAGAAGTTTATTCAGGAACCACAAAGGATTTATTGGTTGGACGTTCTTTGCCAAGTATTACGGGTTTCGCCAATGTAACAGCAAATCTGGGAAAACTGAGGAATAAAGGAATCGAACTGACTTTAAATGCAAATATTTTTAAGCAAGATAATTTTGAATGGTCGGCGTCTTCTACATTTTCAATGAACAGACGAAAAATAGTTACACTGTATGGAGATATGGAAGACATACTGGACGATAACGGCAATATAATAGGGCAAAGAGAATCGGATGATCCTACAAATGAATGGTTTATCGGTCAGGACCCCGATCGTATATGGTCGTATGAACGGTTAGGTGTATGGCAGTTGGGCGAAGAGGAAGAAGCCGCAGTATATGGTTGTAAACCGGGAGATTTTAAGTATAAAGATCAAAATGGAGATGGGGTAATGAATACGGAAGATAAAGTATTTCAAGGGTATAAAACACCCCGTTACCGATGGTCTATGCGAAATGATTTTACTATATGCAAAGATTTTACGGTTTCTTTTACGATGTATTCCTATTTAGGACATTATGGTGCATTTAATGAAGCTGCAAATTATAATAGTGGTTCGCCTTATAAATTTTCATCTTATGATTTGCCGCATTGGACCAAAGATAATCCTACTAATGATTATGCCAGAATCAGTTCTTATAATGCGGGTACTAATTGGGTGAAAAAATCTTTTTTGCGTTTGGATAATATATCTGTATCCTATAATGTTCCTAAGTTTTTTTTGCGGAAATTTGCTCTACAGAATATGAGATTGACGCTTACGGCCCGTAATGTCGGGGTTTGGGCTCCTCACTGGACCTTTTGGGATCCGGAAAATGGCAGCTTGTCTCCCCGCTCGTTTAATTTAGGTGTGAATTTTACGTTGTAA
- a CDS encoding 3-keto-disaccharide hydrolase: MKKIIILLSASFITTVYGQEDKYPAPVPMTHEMTEFWTPQPPVITPCKRHSDSPLTAPSDAIILFNGKDLLQWEKAPDKNVLVKGKDMTKFKSSEKTNSNWFVKDGVLTVNKEAGDIQTKLLFNDFQLHIEWRIPKGITGEGQLRGNSGIFLQGIYEIQILDSYENVTYANGQSGSIYKQTAPLVNAMCPPGEWNEYDIIYTAPVFKADGTYRSRPQVTILHNGVLIQNHTEILGTTPYIGLPQVVKHGKGPIRLQAHGDDSAPISFRNIWIREL; this comes from the coding sequence ATGAAAAAAATTATAATATTACTTAGCGCAAGCTTCATTACTACGGTATACGGACAAGAGGACAAGTACCCCGCTCCTGTTCCCATGACTCACGAAATGACTGAATTCTGGACTCCCCAGCCTCCTGTTATCACTCCTTGCAAAAGGCACTCCGATAGTCCACTAACAGCCCCTTCCGATGCAATTATTTTATTTAACGGCAAAGATTTATTGCAATGGGAAAAGGCCCCGGATAAAAACGTCCTGGTAAAAGGAAAAGATATGACTAAATTCAAAAGTTCCGAAAAAACCAATTCGAATTGGTTTGTAAAAGATGGGGTGCTTACCGTAAATAAAGAAGCCGGAGATATTCAAACGAAATTATTATTTAACGATTTCCAACTTCATATCGAATGGCGTATCCCCAAAGGCATAACAGGTGAAGGCCAATTAAGAGGAAATAGCGGCATATTTTTACAAGGCATTTATGAAATCCAGATTCTGGATTCTTATGAAAACGTTACGTATGCCAACGGTCAAAGCGGCAGTATTTATAAACAAACCGCTCCTTTAGTAAATGCCATGTGTCCGCCCGGCGAATGGAATGAGTATGATATTATTTATACCGCTCCTGTTTTTAAGGCAGACGGAACTTACCGGTCACGTCCGCAAGTTACGATATTGCATAACGGAGTCCTGATACAGAACCATACGGAAATCCTAGGTACGACTCCCTACATCGGGCTACCCCAAGTAGTAAAACACGGAAAAGGTCCCATCCGCCTGCAAGCTCATGGAGACGACAGTGCACCTATCAGTTTCCGTAACATATGGATAAGGGAACTGTAA
- a CDS encoding LacI family DNA-binding transcriptional regulator has protein sequence MTDKKVTKVSMQNIADAAGVARSTVSFVLNGKQKEGRISDELAKKVLETAKTMNYQFNEVARSLRTGCSHTIALVVANIADVFFGTVAFHLQEYAEKQGYALIIVNTGEKKERLEPIFKMLTNRQVDGIIMVPISNMEEGLIESLNPKIPMIFIDRYFKALTTSRVIIDNYEISKTATQLLIGKGCKRIALITYKESLMHIQERKRGYIDALSALHYYDESLVCEVDYFNSKIEIADFLRKKLKEEPQIDGIFLSTGGISSIAVRCLVYMGIKVQKDIQVIGFGRMEVATGVPIPYVKQPMEEICKNSFDILLDQIKSKENKLIECKLPASIVVDDM, from the coding sequence ATGACAGATAAAAAAGTGACGAAAGTTTCCATGCAAAATATTGCAGATGCGGCGGGTGTGGCACGTTCTACAGTTTCTTTTGTGTTGAACGGAAAACAAAAAGAAGGTCGTATCAGCGATGAGCTTGCTAAAAAAGTATTGGAAACAGCCAAAACAATGAATTACCAATTTAATGAGGTTGCACGTAGTCTTCGTACGGGATGTTCCCATACCATAGCACTCGTAGTAGCAAATATTGCTGATGTATTTTTTGGCACGGTAGCTTTTCATCTGCAAGAATATGCGGAAAAACAGGGATATGCATTAATCATTGTCAATACGGGTGAAAAGAAAGAACGTCTGGAGCCTATCTTTAAAATGTTGACCAACCGGCAGGTGGACGGTATCATTATGGTTCCGATCTCTAATATGGAAGAAGGTTTGATAGAGAGCCTGAATCCTAAAATACCGATGATATTTATAGACCGGTATTTTAAGGCGTTAACAACAAGCCGGGTAATTATCGATAATTACGAAATATCTAAAACCGCCACTCAGTTATTGATAGGAAAAGGATGCAAAAGAATAGCACTGATTACTTATAAGGAAAGCTTAATGCATATCCAGGAAAGGAAACGAGGCTATATAGACGCTTTATCGGCTCTTCATTATTATGATGAAAGCTTGGTTTGCGAAGTAGATTATTTTAATTCCAAGATAGAAATAGCTGACTTTTTGCGAAAAAAGTTGAAAGAAGAACCTCAAATCGACGGCATTTTCTTATCTACCGGTGGAATTTCTTCTATTGCTGTCCGCTGTTTGGTTTATATGGGTATAAAAGTTCAGAAAGATATTCAAGTGATTGGGTTTGGCAGGATGGAGGTAGCTACAGGGGTTCCTATTCCCTACGTGAAGCAACCGATGGAAGAAATATGCAAAAACTCGTTTGATATTTTATTAGACCAGATAAAATCGAAAGAAAACAAATTAATAGAATGTAAGTTACCTGCTTCTATAGTAGTGGATGATATGTAA
- a CDS encoding RNA polymerase sigma-70 factor: MDTHINLLLRKISEDDDEAAFRNFFDTYYQKLFHLALYFIRSKELAEEIVSDVFFIIWKRRKALGDVDDIEKYLYTSTKNQALHYIRRSPVIDKIPLGLYTIHLLHDENNPEEKLLSQEYRALIQKAIDSLPDKCKEVFRLVLSDKLKHKQIAQLLNISEKTVEAHITTAYKRIALYVNKEYSNPKTIDKMLSIFF, from the coding sequence ATGGATACACATATAAACCTACTTTTACGCAAAATTTCCGAAGATGACGATGAGGCTGCTTTTCGAAATTTTTTTGACACATACTATCAAAAACTTTTTCATCTGGCTCTTTATTTTATCAGGTCGAAGGAACTTGCCGAAGAGATTGTCTCCGATGTTTTTTTCATTATTTGGAAAAGAAGAAAAGCGTTGGGAGATGTGGACGATATTGAAAAATATCTATACACATCCACCAAAAACCAGGCATTGCACTATATAAGAAGAAGTCCTGTTATCGATAAAATACCCTTGGGGTTGTATACAATCCATCTCCTTCATGATGAAAATAACCCGGAGGAGAAACTTCTGAGCCAGGAGTATAGGGCATTAATACAGAAAGCAATTGATTCCCTGCCGGATAAATGCAAGGAGGTATTCCGCCTCGTGCTTTCCGATAAACTTAAACATAAACAGATTGCTCAATTGCTAAACATATCGGAAAAAACCGTGGAAGCACACATCACTACTGCCTATAAACGTATTGCCCTATATGTAAATAAAGAATACAGCAATCCGAAAACGATAGACAAGATGTTGAGTATATTCTTTTAA
- a CDS encoding FecR family protein has product MEMTAVPGSKVKVILPDSSTVWLNSNAKIRYPRRFSPDSRTVEFTGEAFFQVKKNAKAPFIVDAEGLKIQVVGTEFNVYAQPESQIIETTLLSGSVALFGTKNDTQKPEIILSPNQQALYNKKNGHIDIQHVRAATYACWINGLFIFEKNTLEEIMISLERAFNVKIHIEHDALKDQRLTARFVHQETLDEILSVLQTSAHYKYKKVKGEIYISKK; this is encoded by the coding sequence ATGGAAATGACAGCGGTGCCCGGCTCCAAAGTAAAAGTGATTTTGCCGGACAGTTCCACCGTTTGGCTGAACAGCAATGCGAAGATACGCTATCCTCGCCGATTTTCTCCTGATAGCCGGACAGTTGAATTTACCGGTGAAGCTTTCTTCCAAGTGAAAAAAAATGCGAAAGCACCTTTTATAGTGGATGCCGAAGGACTGAAGATACAGGTAGTCGGTACGGAATTTAATGTTTATGCACAACCGGAAAGCCAAATTATAGAGACTACTTTGTTGAGTGGTTCGGTTGCTTTGTTCGGGACCAAGAATGACACGCAAAAACCAGAAATCATCCTTTCGCCCAACCAGCAAGCGCTTTATAATAAAAAGAACGGGCATATCGATATTCAACATGTACGGGCAGCTACTTATGCGTGCTGGATAAACGGCTTATTCATATTTGAAAAGAACACCTTGGAAGAAATTATGATTTCTCTGGAACGGGCATTTAATGTGAAAATTCATATAGAGCACGATGCATTGAAAGACCAACGACTGACGGCCCGGTTTGTTCATCAGGAAACATTAGACGAGATTCTATCCGTCCTCCAGACTTCGGCACATTACAAATATAAAAAAGTAAAAGGAGAAATTTATATTTCCAAGAAATAA
- a CDS encoding Gfo/Idh/MocA family protein, whose translation MTDKEPISRRAFLSGIAMAGTAGAIGTGSLFTSCRKEGNQADLPPLKPEAEWNIPDHLPDKAIEGVPLKVGLIGCGRRGAGAITDLFKAASGISVVALGDVFQDKIDEVRKLLKDKLGQSVPDGSCFTGFDSYEKVIQSGVDMVILATPPAFRPQHFKAAVEAGKHAFLEKPVAVDPVGVRSIIATSKTAVSKGLAVITGTQRHHNRSYIEGYKQIQRGMIGEIISATVCWNTGSHWLRKKNPRWTDMEWMLRDWGNWTWLSGDHIVEQHIHNLDVFNWFSGKKPVKAVGIGARQRRLTGDQYDIFSIDYTYEGEVHVHSMCRQIDGCSNNIFEYIQGTKGSWTNKGIIKDLEGNVVWKYDKEYEKSHYTQTNPYVLEHVNWINHIRNKRTICQAEESAISTLTAIMGRISAYTGREVSWEEMLASGLDLLPEDLSLRNLDMSAYPIPVPGKGK comes from the coding sequence ATGACAGATAAAGAACCTATAAGCCGGCGGGCTTTTCTCTCCGGCATAGCTATGGCAGGGACTGCCGGTGCAATAGGAACCGGAAGCCTATTCACCTCTTGCCGCAAAGAGGGCAATCAGGCGGACTTACCGCCTCTGAAACCGGAAGCGGAATGGAATATCCCGGACCATTTACCGGATAAAGCCATCGAGGGTGTTCCGCTAAAGGTGGGACTAATAGGTTGCGGACGCCGGGGGGCGGGGGCAATAACCGATTTATTCAAAGCGGCATCCGGTATTTCGGTGGTAGCTCTCGGCGATGTTTTTCAAGATAAAATAGACGAGGTACGCAAATTATTGAAAGACAAACTTGGCCAGTCCGTTCCTGACGGGAGCTGTTTTACCGGATTCGACAGTTATGAAAAGGTAATACAGTCGGGAGTGGATATGGTAATCCTGGCTACTCCCCCCGCCTTTCGTCCCCAGCATTTCAAGGCAGCCGTAGAAGCCGGCAAGCATGCTTTCCTGGAGAAACCGGTTGCAGTAGATCCGGTAGGGGTGCGTTCCATTATAGCAACTTCAAAAACGGCGGTTTCGAAAGGGTTGGCGGTAATTACCGGGACACAGCGGCATCATAACAGGTCATACATAGAAGGGTACAAACAAATCCAACGGGGAATGATAGGAGAAATCATCTCGGCTACCGTTTGTTGGAACACAGGGTCCCACTGGCTTAGGAAGAAGAATCCCCGCTGGACGGATATGGAATGGATGTTGCGCGACTGGGGAAATTGGACTTGGCTTTCAGGTGACCATATCGTGGAACAGCATATCCATAACCTGGATGTTTTCAACTGGTTTTCCGGGAAAAAACCAGTTAAAGCGGTGGGTATAGGGGCGCGTCAACGCCGGTTGACGGGTGATCAATATGATATCTTCAGCATCGATTACACCTATGAAGGGGAAGTACATGTGCATAGTATGTGCCGCCAAATCGACGGATGCTCCAATAATATTTTCGAATATATCCAAGGCACAAAGGGTTCCTGGACGAATAAGGGTATTATCAAAGACTTAGAAGGAAACGTGGTATGGAAATATGATAAGGAATATGAAAAATCCCACTATACTCAAACCAACCCTTATGTACTGGAACACGTCAACTGGATAAACCATATCCGAAACAAGCGTACGATTTGCCAAGCGGAAGAATCGGCTATTTCTACTTTAACGGCTATCATGGGCCGCATTTCCGCTTATACGGGAAGAGAGGTATCCTGGGAAGAAATGCTGGCTTCCGGTTTGGATTTATTGCCTGAAGATTTATCTCTGAGAAATCTGGATATGTCGGCCTATCCCATCCCGGTACCGGGAAAAGGAAAATAA